GGCGACATTGACGCCGGGAAACGCGACGGACTTCAACGTGCCCTTCGGGCCCTTGACGGTGACGCCATCGGCGGCCACCTGGCATTCGACGCCCTTCGGAAGGGCGATTGGCATTTTTGCTACGCGAGACATTGGTTATCTCCTTAGGCGACCAGGCCGATGACTTCGCCGCCCAGACCCTTCGCGCGAGCCTGCGCGTCGGTCATGATGCCGCTCGAGGTCGAGACGATGGAGATACCCAGGCCGCCGAGGACCTTGGGAAGTTCATCCTTGCCGCGGTACACGCGCAGACCCGAGCGCGAGACGCGCTCCAGGCGTTCGATGACCGGCTTGCCTTCGTAGTACTTGAGTGCAATTTCGAGTTCCGCCTTGCCTTCGACCGTGTTGGTCTGGGCATCGCGGATGTAGCCTTCGTCCTTCAGCAGCTTGGCGAGCGCCTGCTTGATTTTGGAGGACGGCATGCGCACCGTCGCTTTGCCCGTGAGTTGGGCATTGCGAATGC
This genomic stretch from Tahibacter amnicola harbors:
- the rpsH gene encoding 30S ribosomal protein S8, producing the protein MSMTDPIADMFTRIRNAQLTGKATVRMPSSKIKQALAKLLKDEGYIRDAQTNTVEGKAELEIALKYYEGKPVIERLERVSRSGLRVYRGKDELPKVLGGLGISIVSTSSGIMTDAQARAKGLGGEVIGLVA